The following coding sequences lie in one Corynebacterium anserum genomic window:
- a CDS encoding RNA polymerase sigma factor codes for MSTQSTDDQRTFTRTYTQAYPKVLAYMRRRSDIDAAADLTAEVFVRAWNSRSQLFHAHHQLAWLYGVARNVLLEYYRRSEHTQTSLRTDTDDSTYLRSEFLTDVTQTSESTFAAPDETALVNTTLDIRQALSTLAPADQEILTLHAWEGLDSAELAEALDIGTSAARVRLHRARARLSVALNGVEEAHKSKHTNSNKGAR; via the coding sequence GTGAGCACCCAATCTACGGACGATCAGCGCACTTTCACGCGGACGTATACCCAGGCCTATCCCAAAGTATTGGCATACATGCGGCGCCGTAGCGATATCGACGCCGCGGCCGACCTCACAGCAGAAGTTTTTGTACGTGCTTGGAACTCGCGCTCACAGCTCTTTCACGCACATCACCAACTCGCCTGGCTTTACGGTGTTGCCCGCAACGTTTTGTTGGAGTACTACCGGCGATCCGAACATACGCAGACGAGTCTCAGAACTGACACCGATGACTCCACGTACCTGCGTTCAGAATTCCTCACTGACGTAACCCAAACTAGTGAATCCACTTTCGCCGCCCCTGACGAAACAGCTCTTGTCAACACAACACTTGACATCCGACAGGCGCTTTCCACCCTCGCACCTGCTGATCAGGAAATTCTCACTCTCCACGCATGGGAGGGTCTGGATTCCGCCGAGCTGGCCGAGGCACTGGATATCGGTACCTCCGCTGCCCGAGTGAGACTCCATAGAGCCCGGGCACGGCTTTCAGTGGCGCTCAATGGCGTCGAAGAAGCACATAAAAGCAAGCACACAAACAGCAACAAAGGCGCACGATGA
- a CDS encoding MBL fold metallo-hydrolase, whose protein sequence is MSKPLFDCQYKSALAGETPSAVRIYGRNGGYAGPGNGTDELWVRGLTMPGSGTMSWVFSTVHLGKEGVTVIDPGWPDRTDLDGSTFAPLDEFLRSRGRTIKDVTTVIATHAHPDHIGAAGPLAEHTGARLIIGAEEMKCIDIARGHEDPANSSGKFAVEPGGVGAPQGLLEPMLEEVRHVRDRWYLPRNTPDILIEHGETLVDMGLPEDFPLEAVLTPGHTDGHLSFVDRTQQILIAADLIMPIIFPGIGLSIGMLGGNPLSQYLESLEAIAEFDDYLVIPGHGYCFTDLATRRHETANHVLQRAREVRDILMEEPELSIWEIASRITWSLGWEGMQQSRMLVSGLRQVIMYREMIDRGEMDRWERVFGQNR, encoded by the coding sequence ATGAGCAAGCCCCTCTTTGACTGCCAATATAAGTCAGCATTGGCGGGGGAGACTCCCTCCGCTGTACGTATATATGGACGGAACGGCGGATATGCGGGCCCCGGAAACGGAACCGATGAGTTATGGGTGAGAGGCCTCACCATGCCTGGAAGTGGCACGATGAGCTGGGTTTTTTCCACTGTTCACCTCGGTAAAGAGGGTGTGACCGTCATTGATCCCGGCTGGCCTGATCGCACAGACTTAGATGGATCCACGTTCGCCCCGCTGGACGAGTTTTTGCGCTCTCGTGGCCGCACCATTAAGGACGTCACTACAGTTATCGCCACGCATGCACACCCAGACCACATTGGTGCTGCGGGGCCACTCGCGGAACATACCGGTGCCCGCCTGATCATTGGTGCTGAGGAGATGAAGTGCATTGACATCGCCCGAGGGCACGAAGATCCCGCGAACAGTAGTGGCAAATTCGCAGTCGAACCTGGTGGCGTCGGCGCACCTCAAGGTCTACTTGAACCGATGCTGGAGGAGGTACGGCACGTTCGCGACCGCTGGTACTTACCGCGTAACACCCCAGACATCTTGATTGAACACGGAGAGACACTGGTGGACATGGGCTTGCCGGAGGACTTCCCTCTGGAAGCGGTACTCACCCCGGGTCATACCGACGGGCACTTGAGTTTTGTGGATCGCACACAGCAGATACTTATTGCCGCAGATCTGATCATGCCCATCATTTTCCCAGGTATCGGCCTGTCTATTGGCATGTTGGGAGGAAACCCATTGAGCCAATATCTAGAGTCATTGGAGGCTATCGCGGAATTCGATGACTATCTTGTCATACCCGGTCATGGCTATTGCTTTACTGACCTCGCCACTCGACGCCACGAAACCGCTAACCACGTACTCCAACGAGCTCGCGAAGTGCGTGACATCTTGATGGAAGAGCCAGAGTTGTCGATCTGGGAGATAGCCTCCCGAATAACCTGGTCCCTTGGGTGGGAGGGAATGCAGCAATCTCGCATGCTGGTGAGCGGATTGAGACAGGTCATTATGTACCGCGAGATGATTGATCGCGGAGAGATGGATCGGTGGGAGCGAGTTTTTGGACAAAACCGCTAA
- the aztD gene encoding zinc metallochaperone AztD codes for MAGRSTLIALAATGLLLSACSTEESTDSNKSDSTVTNAEGSGAASEEKEQSAPEETAGPSPRLVATYDGGILTLDAKTLKVIDDTKIEGFNRLNPVGDGRTVLVSTKDGFQVFDAGAWTEPHGDHTHSYVTEPKLTNTTYKAEKPGHVVPHGDSVLLFGDGDGSIQELKISDFPNAYREDKQPEVVEKHEVTPHHGVAIALKDGKILRTNGNEDERHTVVVQDKNDKILTKTDQCPGVHGEAAAKDAIGVGCENGIVIYKDGKFTKVNAPDKYGRIGNQAGSKVSPVILGDYKVDKDAELERPTRISLTNTDTDQLKLVDVEASYSFRSLGRAPEGEALVLGTDGNLRKIDPNTGQIIGKYKVTDEWRESETWQDPRPTLFVLGKYAYVSEPDAQKLHKVDIATGKVVKTVDTPDALNELTGVTG; via the coding sequence ATCGCCGGCCGCTCCACCCTGATCGCCCTTGCTGCCACCGGCCTCCTGCTTAGCGCCTGCTCCACCGAAGAATCCACTGATTCCAACAAATCTGACTCCACGGTGACAAACGCCGAGGGATCAGGTGCGGCGTCGGAAGAAAAAGAACAAAGCGCCCCTGAAGAAACAGCAGGCCCAAGCCCGCGCCTGGTTGCCACCTACGACGGCGGAATCCTCACCCTCGACGCTAAAACCCTCAAAGTCATCGATGACACCAAAATCGAAGGCTTCAACCGCCTCAACCCGGTAGGCGATGGGCGCACCGTCCTGGTCTCCACCAAAGATGGCTTCCAAGTATTCGACGCCGGTGCATGGACCGAACCGCACGGCGACCACACCCACAGCTACGTCACCGAGCCAAAGCTCACCAACACCACCTACAAAGCCGAAAAGCCAGGCCACGTAGTTCCCCACGGTGACTCTGTACTACTCTTCGGCGATGGAGACGGCAGCATCCAGGAACTCAAAATCAGCGACTTCCCCAATGCCTACCGCGAGGACAAGCAACCAGAAGTCGTAGAAAAGCACGAAGTCACCCCACACCACGGCGTAGCTATCGCACTCAAGGATGGCAAAATCCTGCGCACCAACGGCAATGAAGACGAGCGTCACACGGTCGTGGTTCAAGATAAGAACGACAAGATCCTCACCAAAACCGATCAGTGCCCTGGCGTTCACGGCGAAGCCGCAGCCAAAGACGCTATCGGCGTAGGCTGCGAAAACGGCATCGTGATCTACAAGGACGGCAAGTTCACCAAGGTCAATGCTCCGGACAAGTACGGCCGCATCGGTAACCAGGCAGGGTCCAAGGTATCTCCGGTCATTCTGGGCGACTACAAAGTGGACAAGGACGCCGAACTCGAGCGCCCTACCCGAATCAGCCTGACCAACACCGACACAGACCAGCTGAAGCTAGTTGACGTGGAAGCATCCTACAGCTTCCGCTCCCTCGGACGTGCCCCTGAAGGCGAAGCTCTCGTCCTCGGCACCGACGGAAACCTGCGCAAGATCGACCCGAACACCGGCCAGATCATCGGCAAGTACAAAGTGACCGACGAATGGCGCGAGTCCGAGACGTGGCAGGATCCGCGCCCAACCCTGTTCGTCCTGGGCAAGTACGCTTATGTTTCCGAGCCTGACGCGCAGAAACTTCACAAGGTAGACATCGCTACTGGCAAGGTCGTGAAGACCGTAGACACCCCTGACGCCCTGAACGAGCTGACAGGTGTCACTGGTTAG
- a CDS encoding DUF3662 and FHA domain-containing protein encodes MDLFGRFRKLDSSLQRGLDNGFARVFGGEVVPAEIDELLKQQAESSVMMDPDGHRWAPCHFMVNVSKRDYNSLLDKHENLEADLSDRLQRYIRNSGWQTYATVTVTIDSDESLHSGQLKANSMFNAPPARRRQSEERSTERSQDSNPSSSHSRSSSPASDPSSSSHSSDANSGLSNIVREAPGSGYYVVTHRPEAREEAGASEGHHTKQQEQPAQQDRADAQWTRDNEQPQERDPQPSATHLDSNRPVSYPGTEVMAENLHKEEPVTGASSEPNEQRATVTLILRDGSDRKYVLHEGSNLIGRGNGVDLRIPDTGVSRQHAEIAWDGYDAVLTDLQSTNGTSVNETPIENWLLADGDIIVMGHSEIEVQFRD; translated from the coding sequence ATGGACCTGTTTGGAAGGTTTCGCAAATTAGACAGCTCGCTGCAACGCGGGTTGGATAATGGCTTTGCGCGCGTTTTCGGCGGCGAGGTTGTACCCGCTGAGATTGACGAACTGCTCAAACAGCAGGCTGAATCCTCGGTAATGATGGATCCTGACGGACACCGCTGGGCACCATGTCACTTCATGGTGAATGTATCCAAGCGCGACTATAATTCCCTGCTGGACAAACACGAGAATCTAGAAGCCGACCTTAGCGACCGCCTACAGCGCTACATCCGCAATTCTGGCTGGCAGACGTACGCAACGGTCACGGTTACTATCGATTCTGATGAGAGCCTCCACTCCGGGCAGCTCAAAGCCAATTCGATGTTCAATGCGCCGCCGGCTCGTCGTAGGCAATCTGAGGAGCGTTCTACAGAGCGTTCGCAGGATTCTAATCCCTCTTCCTCCCACTCTCGTTCCTCATCCCCCGCATCCGATCCTTCTTCCTCCTCTCATTCCTCCGACGCCAACTCTGGGCTCTCCAACATCGTCCGGGAAGCACCGGGTTCTGGCTACTACGTTGTAACTCATAGGCCTGAGGCTCGGGAGGAAGCCGGTGCTTCTGAAGGACACCACACCAAACAGCAGGAGCAACCCGCACAACAAGATAGAGCTGATGCCCAGTGGACGCGGGATAATGAACAACCCCAGGAACGCGACCCACAGCCTTCGGCAACTCACCTAGACTCCAACCGCCCCGTAAGCTACCCAGGCACGGAGGTCATGGCTGAGAATCTGCATAAGGAGGAGCCAGTAACAGGCGCTTCAAGTGAGCCAAATGAGCAGAGAGCTACGGTCACACTGATTTTGCGTGATGGTTCTGACCGCAAATATGTGTTGCACGAGGGGTCTAATCTGATCGGCCGCGGCAATGGTGTAGATCTTCGCATCCCAGATACTGGGGTCTCCCGTCAGCATGCTGAAATCGCGTGGGACGGATACGACGCCGTGCTCACTGATCTCCAGTCAACGAATGGCACATCGGTCAATGAGACTCCTATTGAAAACTGGCTCTTGGCAGACGGTGACATCATTGTGATGGGTCATTCAGAAATTGAAGTCCAGTTCCGGGACTGA
- a CDS encoding MFS transporter: protein MMTREHDWVRVSLGMFAVGFGANLFSALMPSYKHFYNFTQAHVTFLLAVYVLGLIPTLLLSGPLSDVYGRRAVIRPAMIVSAIGSLILLAGVVLGFGALLVGRFLVGASMGMVLAAGASWLKEISAGPAAVSARRATVAITAGFASGPLCSGCIAEWLPAPDVVPYVVHIVLIVVVTVVAWNTPEAVPSTATAGGGTSPERVGVSAGGGDDAALTTGGKAGGVAIFRGRLFSRSVLTPRFLWAVAAWAPWVFGAATTSFSVLPALVRVEWTSAYSGLIAALTLGSGLLVQPWAQRLGNRDTVAPAIVGLVLIFLGMGASVLVALSNSPLSVFPAAILLGASYGVMMVSGLREVQEIAPPHELGAATAIYYSLTYAGFFVPFILSYIGPAIGYEWAFVFGAMVAVASIVPVAKATANASVHARATG, encoded by the coding sequence ATGATGACACGAGAGCATGACTGGGTGCGTGTGAGTTTGGGAATGTTTGCGGTTGGCTTTGGCGCGAATTTATTTTCGGCGCTGATGCCTTCCTATAAGCACTTCTACAATTTCACTCAAGCGCATGTGACTTTTCTCCTCGCGGTATATGTGTTGGGTCTAATCCCTACGCTGCTGCTCAGCGGCCCATTGTCTGATGTGTATGGCCGCCGGGCGGTTATTCGTCCAGCCATGATTGTGAGTGCTATCGGTTCCCTGATTCTGCTGGCCGGGGTGGTACTGGGATTCGGTGCATTGCTAGTGGGGCGTTTCTTGGTCGGTGCCTCTATGGGTATGGTGCTGGCTGCAGGCGCAAGTTGGTTGAAGGAGATTAGCGCTGGGCCGGCGGCGGTGTCGGCGCGCCGGGCGACAGTCGCGATTACAGCAGGTTTTGCTTCGGGGCCACTGTGTAGCGGGTGCATCGCTGAGTGGTTACCCGCGCCGGACGTTGTGCCATACGTGGTGCACATTGTGTTGATCGTCGTCGTGACCGTCGTGGCGTGGAATACTCCGGAGGCAGTACCGAGCACGGCTACCGCTGGCGGAGGTACTAGTCCCGAGCGTGTTGGTGTGAGCGCTGGTGGAGGGGATGATGCTGCGCTTACTACTGGTGGAAAAGCCGGGGGTGTTGCAATTTTCCGCGGACGCTTGTTCTCACGCTCAGTACTAACACCACGATTTCTATGGGCAGTAGCCGCGTGGGCTCCGTGGGTGTTTGGCGCTGCGACTACATCTTTCAGTGTGCTTCCGGCTCTCGTTCGTGTCGAATGGACATCAGCTTATTCGGGTTTGATTGCGGCGTTGACCCTAGGATCAGGTCTGCTAGTTCAACCCTGGGCGCAGCGATTGGGAAACCGTGACACTGTAGCCCCAGCCATTGTCGGGTTGGTTTTGATCTTCCTGGGAATGGGAGCCTCCGTGTTAGTCGCCTTGAGTAATTCCCCGCTTTCAGTCTTCCCCGCGGCCATTTTGTTGGGTGCGAGCTACGGCGTCATGATGGTCTCGGGGTTGCGGGAGGTTCAGGAAATCGCTCCACCCCATGAGCTCGGTGCAGCGACCGCAATCTATTATTCCCTTACTTACGCGGGCTTTTTTGTGCCATTTATCCTCTCGTACATAGGTCCGGCGATTGGTTATGAATGGGCGTTTGTGTTCGGGGCGATGGTGGCTGTGGCGTCGATTGTCCCTGTTGCCAAAGCCACAGCTAACGCGAGCGTGCACGCGAGGGCAACGGGATAG
- a CDS encoding DoxX family protein, protein MTFIKDIFLLLARVILGVVLLAHGWQKLHEWTVEGTARNFAGMGVPMPEQAAQFTTYFEIAGGILLIIGLLVRIVGPVLAVQMAGAAWFVHIDSGIFATNGGWELVGVIGAGGLALSAAGAGRISLDHLFSAPFRRHSAKKKAAVQEHSATSNDADFVSPAGDARPTPTPAPGVGSAGSAAGMGAANSGAANHHTPLQGGFVAKDDYSEARTEQLNLNADEGGAARVHPQRAPQIDSDAPTTQWPHHS, encoded by the coding sequence ATGACCTTTATAAAAGATATCTTTCTGTTGCTCGCACGAGTCATTCTCGGTGTGGTGTTGCTTGCGCATGGCTGGCAGAAGCTTCATGAATGGACCGTGGAAGGGACAGCTCGAAACTTTGCAGGTATGGGCGTCCCGATGCCTGAGCAGGCAGCTCAGTTCACAACTTACTTCGAGATCGCCGGCGGCATTTTGCTGATCATAGGCCTGCTCGTCCGGATTGTTGGTCCGGTACTTGCAGTTCAGATGGCCGGTGCAGCGTGGTTCGTGCACATCGATTCGGGAATTTTTGCCACGAATGGAGGCTGGGAATTGGTGGGCGTGATCGGCGCCGGAGGGTTGGCATTATCAGCCGCTGGTGCAGGGCGGATTTCGCTTGATCATCTGTTTTCTGCACCATTTCGGCGTCACAGTGCAAAGAAGAAAGCAGCTGTCCAGGAGCACTCTGCCACATCCAACGACGCAGACTTTGTTTCACCAGCCGGTGATGCGAGGCCAACGCCTACTCCTGCGCCGGGTGTGGGCTCCGCTGGCTCTGCCGCTGGCATGGGTGCAGCAAATTCTGGTGCAGCGAACCATCACACCCCTCTACAGGGTGGTTTCGTCGCAAAGGATGACTATTCAGAGGCTCGCACAGAGCAGCTGAATCTCAATGCTGATGAGGGTGGGGCTGCACGTGTCCACCCTCAGCGCGCCCCGCAGATCGATTCCGATGCTCCAACTACCCAATGGCCACACCACTCGTAA